Proteins co-encoded in one Arachis hypogaea cultivar Tifrunner chromosome 13, arahy.Tifrunner.gnm2.J5K5, whole genome shotgun sequence genomic window:
- the LOC112792490 gene encoding uncharacterized protein: MSSNQSSSGSASVKENASEVVIVDDDKEEGELEEGEIDDDGADPEASVTERVQSVAECGVVASDTDSTSHKLSVREVLEGVTVANVEESFEGTCSTHGAIRNDFTDLT; the protein is encoded by the exons ATGTCTTCCAATCAATCATCTTCTGGGTCTGCTAGTGTTAAGGAGAATGCAAGCGAGGTGGTGATTGTGGATGATGATAAGGAGGAAGGAGAGTTGGAGGAGGGTGAGATTGATGATGATGGCGCTGACCCTGAAGCATCAGTAACAGAGAGGGTTCAGAGTGTTGCTGAATGTGGTGTAGTTGCTTCAGATACTGATTCCACATCTCATAAGCTCAGTGTTAGGGAGGTTCTGGAGGGTGTTACAGTTGCTAATGTGGAGGA ATCGTTTGAGGGGACTTGCTCTACTCATGGTGCCATCAGAAATGATTTCACTGACTTGACATAA
- the LOC112792493 gene encoding purple acid phosphatase 8 isoform X1 — protein MDDKRILYVILFVLIKNMAWSLKQRVLLPVMVVLLLLRTSPSIAELQKLKHTPTKADQPLNILVVGDWGRKGTHNQSLVAYQMGEVGEKHNIDFVISTGDNFYDDGLTGVDDPAFYDSFVNIYTAQSLQKIWYNVLGNHDYRGDVEAQLSPILTQKDSRWVCMRSFILDAGIVEFFFVDTTPFRDDYFTDPEDHTYDWSGVLPREAYLSGLLEDVDFALGQSKAKWKIVVGHHTIKSAGHHGNTVEVEQQFLPILKARNVDAYINGHDHCLEHIVDAESGIHFLTSGGGSKAWKGDIKPWDQEELKLYYDGQGFMTLQITESKADIVFYDIYGKVLHTWSLSKKLNHAASI, from the exons ATGGATGATAAACGAATCTTATACGTAATCCTTTTC GTGCTTATTAAAAACATGGCTTGGAGTTTAAAACAACGCGTGttgctccctgttatggtggtgTTATTGTTGTTGAGAACAAGTCCTTCCATAGCAGAGCTTCAGAAGCTGAAACACACTCCAACAAAAGCAGATCAACCTCTGAACATTCTGGTGGTCGGAGACTGGGGAAGAAAAGGAACCCATAACCAGTCCTTGGTCGCTTATCAG ATGGGAGAGGTGGGAGAGAAGCATAACATAGATTTTGTTATATCGACGGGCGACAACTTTTACGATGATGGCCTAACAGGAGTTGATGATCCAGCATTCTACGATTCATTTGTCAACATCTACACTGCCCAAAGCTTGCAAAAGATATGGTACAATG TTTTGGGGAACCATGACTACAGAGGTGATGTTGAGGCACAACTGAGCCCCATTCTAACACAAAAGGATAGCAGATGGGTTTGCATGAGATCTTTCATTCTTGATGCAG GTATTGTGGAATTCTTCTTTGTGGACACAACTCCATTTCGCGATGATTACTTTACGGACCCAGAAGACCATACCTATGACTGGAGTGGCGTGCTTCCTCGCGAAGCTTACCTTTCAGGACTCTTGGAG GATGTTGATTTTGCATTGGGGCAATCCAAGGCAAAATGGAAGATAGTGGTGGGTCATCATACTATCAAGAGTGCTGGGCATCATGGTAATACTGTAGAGGTTGAGCAGCAATTCCTTCCCATCCTAAAG GCAAGAAATGTTGATGCATACATAAATGGACATGACCATTGCTTGGAGCACATAGTTGATGCAGAGAG TGGAATTCACTTTCTAACAAGCGGAGGTGGATCAAAGGCATGGAAGGGTGATATCAAGCCATGGGACCAAGAGGAATTGAAGTTATATTATGATGGACAAGGATTCATGACTTTGCAAATCACTGAAAGCAAAGCAGATATAGTGTTCTATGATATTTATGGCAAGGTTTTGCATACGTGGAGCTTATCCAAAAAGCTTAACCATGCAGCCTCAATATAA
- the LOC112792491 gene encoding heterodimeric geranylgeranyl pyrophosphate synthase small subunit, chloroplastic, with amino-acid sequence MAPFATAMVPSSHIFHFRKPTNLVFPIRCSTTASPALVSTRSKAANFDLMTYWASLMVQINQKLNEAIPVQYPPQIYEAMRYSVLAKGAKRAPPVMCIASCELFGGSRLSAFPTACALEMVHAASLIHDDLPCMDDSPSRRGRPTNHKVHGVDMAILAGDALFPLGFRHIVSHTPPDLVPERYLLRVIAEIARSVGSTGMAAGQFLDLEGGPNAVGFIQDKKYGEMGECSAVCGGLLAGAEDDEIERLRRYGRAVGVLYAVVDDILEESLKAKGGNDGKKKGKSYVEVYGVEKAQEVAEELREKAKQELDGFEKYGERVVPLYSFVDYAIDRSFTIDETRG; translated from the exons ATGGCTCCCTTTGCAACTGCAATGGTGCCCTCTTCACACATATTCCACTTTCGGAAGCCAACAAATCTTGTCTTCCCAATTCGCTGCTCCACCACTGCTTCTCCTGCCCTGGTTTCCACCCGTTCAAAAGCTGCTAACTTTGATTTGATGACATATTGGGCTTCCCTAATGGTGCAGATCAATCAAAAACTCAATGAAGCTATTCCAGTTCAGTATCCTCCCCAGATTTATGAAGCTATGAGGTATTCAGTCCTTGCCAAGGGTGCTAAGAGAGCCCCTCCCGTTATGTGCATTGCTTCCTGTGAATTATTTGGGGGAAGCCGCCTTTCTGCGTTCCCCACCGCCTGTGCTCTTGAAATG GTTCATGCGGCTTCATTGATACACGATGATCTCCCCTGCATGGATGACTCTCCCTCGCGTCGTGGCCGACCAACAAACCACAAGGTCCACGGTGTTGACATGGCAATTCTGGCGGGTGATGCACTCTTTCCCCTTGGATTTCGTCACATTGTTTCTCATACTCCCCCCGACCTTGTGCCCGAGCGCTACCTCCTTCGTGTTATTGCAGAGATAGCCCGCTCTGTAGGCTCCACTGGTATGGCGGCAGGGCAGTTCCTGGACCTCGAAGGAGGACCAAATGCAGTTGGATTTATACAAGACAAAAAGTACGGTGAAATGGGGGAGTGCTCTGCAGTGTGTGGAGGATTGTTGGCTGGTGCTGAAGATGATGAAATAGAGAGACTGAGGAGGTATGGGAGAGCTGTTGGGGTACTATATGCAGTTGTGGATGATATTTTGGAAGAGAGCTTGAAAGCTAAGGGTGGTAATGACGGGAAAAAGAAAGGTAAGAGTTACGTGGAAGTTTATGGTGTTGAGAAAGCACAAGAGGTGGCTGAAGAGCTTAGAGAAAAGGCTAAGCAAGAATTGGATGGATTTGAGAAGTATGGGGAGCGTGTGGTCCCTCTTTACAGTTTTGTGGATTATGCTATTGATAGAAGTTTCACCATTGATGAGACCAGAGGATGA
- the LOC112792493 gene encoding purple acid phosphatase 3 isoform X2: MAWSLKQRVLLPVMVVLLLLRTSPSIAELQKLKHTPTKADQPLNILVVGDWGRKGTHNQSLVAYQMGEVGEKHNIDFVISTGDNFYDDGLTGVDDPAFYDSFVNIYTAQSLQKIWYNVLGNHDYRGDVEAQLSPILTQKDSRWVCMRSFILDAGIVEFFFVDTTPFRDDYFTDPEDHTYDWSGVLPREAYLSGLLEDVDFALGQSKAKWKIVVGHHTIKSAGHHGNTVEVEQQFLPILKARNVDAYINGHDHCLEHIVDAESGIHFLTSGGGSKAWKGDIKPWDQEELKLYYDGQGFMTLQITESKADIVFYDIYGKVLHTWSLSKKLNHAASI, translated from the exons ATGGCTTGGAGTTTAAAACAACGCGTGttgctccctgttatggtggtgTTATTGTTGTTGAGAACAAGTCCTTCCATAGCAGAGCTTCAGAAGCTGAAACACACTCCAACAAAAGCAGATCAACCTCTGAACATTCTGGTGGTCGGAGACTGGGGAAGAAAAGGAACCCATAACCAGTCCTTGGTCGCTTATCAG ATGGGAGAGGTGGGAGAGAAGCATAACATAGATTTTGTTATATCGACGGGCGACAACTTTTACGATGATGGCCTAACAGGAGTTGATGATCCAGCATTCTACGATTCATTTGTCAACATCTACACTGCCCAAAGCTTGCAAAAGATATGGTACAATG TTTTGGGGAACCATGACTACAGAGGTGATGTTGAGGCACAACTGAGCCCCATTCTAACACAAAAGGATAGCAGATGGGTTTGCATGAGATCTTTCATTCTTGATGCAG GTATTGTGGAATTCTTCTTTGTGGACACAACTCCATTTCGCGATGATTACTTTACGGACCCAGAAGACCATACCTATGACTGGAGTGGCGTGCTTCCTCGCGAAGCTTACCTTTCAGGACTCTTGGAG GATGTTGATTTTGCATTGGGGCAATCCAAGGCAAAATGGAAGATAGTGGTGGGTCATCATACTATCAAGAGTGCTGGGCATCATGGTAATACTGTAGAGGTTGAGCAGCAATTCCTTCCCATCCTAAAG GCAAGAAATGTTGATGCATACATAAATGGACATGACCATTGCTTGGAGCACATAGTTGATGCAGAGAG TGGAATTCACTTTCTAACAAGCGGAGGTGGATCAAAGGCATGGAAGGGTGATATCAAGCCATGGGACCAAGAGGAATTGAAGTTATATTATGATGGACAAGGATTCATGACTTTGCAAATCACTGAAAGCAAAGCAGATATAGTGTTCTATGATATTTATGGCAAGGTTTTGCATACGTGGAGCTTATCCAAAAAGCTTAACCATGCAGCCTCAATATAA